The sequence TCGCGCAGGCACGACAATGAGACGATGTAGGTATGACCGAGACCGAGACCTCCCGCGGCGCGCCCCGGAAGTGGCGGGGCCGGGAGCCCGAGGATCGCCGTGCGGCACGTCATGAGCAGCTGATCGAGGCCGGTCTGGACATCATGGGCACGGAGGGTGCGGCCGCGACGACGATGCGCGCCACCTGCCGCCGCGCGGGTCTCACCGAGAGGTACTTCTACGAGAGCTTCAAGAACAGGGACGAACTGCTGATCGCCGTTCTGGATCGGGTCGTCCTCGGCGCCCGCGACACCTTGATCGCCGCGCTGGGGACAGCTCCGGGGGAGCCACGGGAGCTGATCAGGCACGTCGTGCGGTCCTTCACCGACTACGTCGCAACTGATCGGCGCCGCGGAAGAATCATGTTCGTCGAGTCCCAGAGCGTCCCCGAACTCGCTCAGCGCGGCGAGCAGCTGGTCAAGGAGTTCACCGCCCCGATCGCCGCGTCGCTGGAAATATTGAGCGACAGCGCCGAACCTGATTCCCTCACCATTGCGCTCAACTCGATCGCGATCTTCGGTGCGCTGGCGTTCCTGTACCAGCACTGGCTCGCCGGAAGCTCGCGAATCTCCAAGCGGCGCATAGTCGAGCACGTCTCGCTCGTGATCGAGGCTCAGATCAATGTCGACAGCACTCCGCTCGAAGCCGGTGAACGGTCACCGTAGTTCGAGCAGCATCAGGGCTCGAGGTAGGCGACTATCGCGTTGGTGAGCCCGCGCCTGGCAAGGTCCAGATCGGTGTACGTCCCGAGTTGTTTCTCCGAGGTGATGCCGCGCATCGCGCCGGGAATGAATGCAGCCACCTCGGTCACGCGGTCCGGATTCACGTGGAGACCGGCGAAAGCGCGATGACAGGTGTCGAGCCAGGCCTGTCTCCAGGACGCGAACTCGGCTGCGGTCGACGGATACAACCGTTCGAACTCTTCGCGATCGTGCGGCAAGGCTGCGCGGAGGGTTTCGATCGCCCGTGAATCGCTGCCGGTGAGCCCGTCGTACATGTTGTCGATGATGGCCCGTACCCGTTCTCGCAGTGGGGCAGTGGCCGGCGCACTCGCGGGCATGTCACCCCGACGCTCGGCGGTGTGGCGCAGCACTGCGGCCCACAACCCGTCGATGTCGCCGAACTGGTACTTGATTGTCCCCCAGGTTGCGCCGATGTCCTTGGCGATGCGGTTGCCCGAGACCGCGCCCGGATCACCGGACGCCAGCGACCGTACGGCGGCATCGAGCATGCTCTCGCGGGTTGCCAAGCCACGCTTGTTGCTGCGCCTGCCTGCCACGCCCGTTTCTGTCACCTCGCCCATGGTAGTAGCACGCGCGATGCGCCGAACGACTCCACTTGCGTGAATTCACAGAACCCTCTATCAAATAGTCGTAGAACCCTCTATGATTTCGTCGAGGGTCGAATCGTAGAAGAGGGGTTCCGAATGGCGAAGACACCTCTGCCGATGAAGCCGACTGGATGGTTCCAGGTCGCGTGGTCCGCCGAGATCGGCGCCGGGGAAGTCGTTCGGATGAAGTACTTCGGCACCGAGATGATTGCGTGGCGGTCCACGTCGGGGCAGGTCACCGTCATGGACGCCTACTGCGAACACCTGGGTGCGCACCTGGGCTACGGCGGCACCGTCGATGGCGAAATTCTGCGGTGCCCCTTCCATGGTTGGGAATGGAACATGCAGGGGCGCAACGTATGTATCCCTTACGAGAAGCAGCCGAACAAGGGCCGGCGAATCCGCACGTACCCCGTCACCGAACATAGTGAATCGGTCTTCATCTGGCACGACGTGGATCGGCGCGCGCCGTACTTCGACGTCGCCGACGCCCTCTCCGGGTTCGACGACGGGCACAGTGGCGCCGACTACTACCCTGCGTACGGCTACAGCACCCTGTTCGAGACCGGCCTGGAGATCCATCCGCAGTACGTGATGGAGAACGGCGTGGACTTTGCGCATTTCAAGTACGTGCACAACACGCCGCTCATTCCCGAGTTCACCCGCCACGACTTCGACCAGCCGGTGTCCTACGTCGACTTCACCATCGCGTTCGACGACGTACCGGCCGACGAGGTCAACAGCGGTGTGCAAGCGATCAACAGCGGAGTCGGAGTTGCCGCCACGAAGAGTTGGGGGATGATCGACAACCGGACGTTGACCGCGGTTACCCCGATCGACGAATCGACCTCCGATGTCCGATTCACCGTGTGGATCGGTCGTCGCCCCGGTGACGGATGCGCCGAACCCCCTCCCGGGCCCGCAAGCACGCACAGGGAGTCATCGAGCAGTTTCAAAACGACATCCATATCTGGAAACACCAGCGCTACTCCGATCCTCCTGCCTTGTCGCGTTCGGAATTCGAGGGCTTTACCGCGCTTCGCAAGTGGGCCAACCAGTTCTATCCCGCCGATGTCGAATCGAAGGCCGCCACTGCAGTTCGGTGACGTGAGTCACTCCGATCATGTCCGCCAGTGGCACCAGTTCCGTTCGTGAGATTCCCAGAAAGGCACTTTCCCGCCAATGAGCACGACACACGCACCGATCCGCGTCTTCCAGGTCGCGAGCGGCAACGTAGGTTCGGAGATGATCAAACGAATCAGCGCCCACCGAGACCTGGAACTCGTAGGCTTGCACTGCTATTCGCCCGATAAGATCGGCCGGGACGCCGGCGAGATCGCCGGACTCGAGCCGATCGGGGTGACGGCGACCGGAACGATCGAGGAGATCATCGCCGCACAACCCGATGTGCTGACCTTCCATGGAGTGTTTCCCGACGAGGCGCTCTACGAACGCGTCCTGGAGGCGGGCATCAATATCGTCACCACCGCAGATTTCATCACCGGTCATCATCGCGACAGAAACCATCCACACCCGTCAGGGAGGAAGGTCACCGAGGTTCTCGAGGCAGCCTGTCAGCGTGGCGGGTCCACCTTTTACGGCACTGGAATGAACCCGGGACTCTGTCAGATCCTCGGAGTTGTCCACTCCGCGGATGTGGCCGAGATCGAGAACGTCACCGTGATCGAGTCGGTAGATGTGTCCTGTCACCACTCGGTCGAAACGTGGAAGGAAGTCGGTTACGGCAAACCGATCGACGACCCCAGCATCGCGGGATCCCTGGAGAAGTACACCCGCGTGTTCTCCGACAGCGTGTACATGATGGCTGACTGTTTCGACCTCGAGCTCGACGAGGTGACGTTCACCTACGAGCTCGGCGCCTGCACGAAGGACGTCGACCTGGGCTGGTATCGGATGCCCAAAGGGTCTCTGGGTGCCAACTACGTCAAGTACCAGGGCATGGTCGACGGTGTACCCCGCATCGAGTCCCACCTCGAGTGGCAGATGACACCACACACAGATCCGAGCTGGAACATCAAGGGCTGCTACATCACCCAGATCACCGGCGACCCGAATATCTACAGCAAACACATGATATTTCCCAAACCCGGTGTACGCCTCGATAACCCGGAAGACTTTGCATCCATCGGTATGACCGTTACCGGACTGCCGGCATTGAACTCCCTCCGGAGTATCGTCGCGGCGGCGCCAGGGATCAGAACAAGTGCCGACATGCCACTGCGCGGATTCGCCGGCCGCTTTGTGAGATAGCGACCTTCCGCGAGGCTCCCTCGCGGGCGCGGCGCACCTCAGGCCTGATCGCGGCTCACGCCAGACCATGGAGGTGTTCGGCGATCATGCGCTGCGCCGTTTCCGCGGTATCGGTTTCGCTGAGCAGGGCGTGCATCGCGGCCCCGTCGACGAGTGCGTGCAGTCGCATCGCCTCGGCATCGATGTCGCGCTTCGGTGCGACATACCCGTGCGCGGCAAGCCCGGCCAGGATCGATGCGCATCCGGCGCGTAGTTCACGCGACGCCGTCGGCCCGGAACCCTCCGAAAGCGGCTGACTTTATGGCATTCTCACGAGGTGCGACGGTGCAGGGGTGAGAGTGGGGTGGCCGGTACGCCGGCTGCGACCACGTCAGGGGTAACCCCTGGCTCGGCATTGTTCACCGGAGGCACCGTCCGACGCACGGCCGCACGCTCCGCGTGCTTCGGCGCGCCGCAGACGACAGGTATCGGTCGCCTCTCACCGTCGCACGCATGACACGGCGTCGCGCCCTGTCCTCGGCTGTGGCGCGTCGCCTGGCCGCGGTGGCGACGTCGGGTTCCTGGACGCGAGCCGCGATCGCCCAGCGGTTCGAGGAGATCGGCACCCCGGACGCCGACCGGATCGCAACACGATTGTTCGACCTTCTGCCCACTCCTCCGGTGGAGGGGGTCGACAGCGTGTACCGGTTGCTGTCGGAACTGCCGCACATCGACGAGCCGGCTCCGGTGGTAGAGCAACCTGACCACGAGTGGAGGTTCGACGTTCCGAAGTGGACCCACACGGTCGCGGTGGCGCAGGCGGTCGGTCTCACCCCGGCGGAATTGGACTGGTTCGCCGATCCGGGTGAGTGGCTGCGGAACAAGGCGCCTACCCTGCAGCACTACCGCTACCGAATCCGGTCGGACCACCGATTGCTGGAAGCACCCAAGGAACGGCTCCGCGAGGTGCAGCGCCGAATCCTGACGGCTCTCCTCGATCGAGTACCTCCGCATGCCGCCGCGCACGGCTTCGTGCGCGGGCGCAGCGTTCACACGTTCGCTGCACCGCATGCGGGTCGAGATATGGTGGTGCGGATCGATCTGCGCGCGTTCTTTCCGTCGATTTCCCAGGCTCGGGTGCGGGCGGTTTTCGACTCGCTCGGATATCCGCCGCGTGTGTCGCGTGTGCTGACGGGACTCTGCACCACCTCCACTCCACCGGACGTTCTCGCGAGGCTTCCATTCGACACGGCGAGCCGATTACGGGGGTCACACCTGCCGCAGGGGGCGCCGACGTCGCCGGCCCTCGCGAATCTCGTCACGTATCGGCTCGATCGACGGCTGACCGGATTGGCGCGGTCATCCCGAGCCGAATACACGCGGTACGCCGACGATCTCGCGTTCTCCGGCGTCGACCTCGCGGCGGACCGCCTGATCTCCGCCGTCGGCCGGATCGCGGCGGACGAAGGGTTCTCGGTACATCCGCGAAAGACGCGGATCATGCGAGCGCACCGACGGCAGCACCTGGCGGGACTCGTGATCAACTCGCACGCGCAGGTCGTCCGCACGGAGTACGACCAACTGCGTGCGCTGCTCTTCAACTCGCTGCGCACCGGCCCGGATCTGCAGAACCGGGACGGGCGGTCGCACTTTCGTGAGTACGTCTACGGGCGCATCGCCTGGATCGGCGAGTCGAACCCCAACCGCAAGCGTGCGCTGCTCGCCCTCGCCGACCGGATCGAGTGGACGGGGTGAACCGACCCTTGCGGCGACAACGCGGCAGTTGTTCGATGGAGGGAGGCGCACCATGTGTTCGGGCGTGCCGGCGAGGAGAACGCTGATGCTGTACGTCGCGCTGTTCGGATTCATCCTGTGGGTCCTCTGTTTCGCCGATGCGATCACCACCGAGGAAAACGAGGTCCGGAATCTGTCGAAAGACGGCTGGCTGGTGGTGGTGTTGCTCCTGCCGATCGTCGGCTCGATCCTCTGGCTGGTAGCGGGGCGGCCGGAGAAGTACCCCGGTGAGCGCCTGCCCGAAGACCCGGAGGAGGCGGAGTTCGTCCGCCGATGTCGTGAACGTGCCGAGGAGCAGCGCCGAGAGAACCGGCGGCGTCCGCAGGAGTAACTTCGCCGCTCACCGGGACTCCGGCTACAGCGGCCGGGGCAACCCGGGTGCGACGGTGCGGGCGAGGATCCCCAGAGTGGCGCGCAGGGCAGTGTCGGAGATCACCGGGAAGATTCCGGCGTCCCGCCAAACGGGGTCGATGGAGGACCAGTCGTAGAACGAGGTGACCATCGTGCCCTCCTCGATCGGCTCGAGACGGTAGCCGTACACGTGGCCGATCTGCGGGCGAATCCGGCCGAGGACCTTCCAGGAGATCTCGCGGTCGGGAACGAAGGTCTCGATCGTCACGGTCACGTCGTATAGCCCCAGATCCACGTCGTTCAGCGCGTCACGGTCCATGTGGACGACGACGCTGTCACCTGCCGCGGTCACGGGTTCGCCCTCGGCGGACATCAACATGCCGGAACTGTCGATGGCTACGTGCCCGTTCGGGTCACACAGCACGCTGAAGATGTCCGCCGGTTTTGCCGCGATCGCCCGCTGAACTTCCAGTCGTTCGCGTACCGGAACGGTTTCGTTCGTGTCGCTCGTCATCCAGGCATCTTCTCACCCCTGGACGGTGCCGCGCTGACAACCGGTTGCCGTTCCGGCCCCTACCCGCGTGAGGGTGGACTAGTGCCGATCCGGCGGCAAACCCGACCTCAGGAGCTCGCATAGACCGGCAGGACCCCGGCCTCGGCTGCCTGCGTCAGCGTCGGCGCGGCCGAATCCTTTCCGGACAGCTGGAAGTTCAGCGGCGAGCCGTCACGTCCGACGGCGGGCCAGTCGATGGCGAGTTCGGGGTCGAAGGGATGGACGTCGTGGTCGAGTTCGGGGGTGTACTCGAGGGAGCACAAGTACATCACCGTGGACGCGTCCTCGAGCGACAGAATTGCGTGGCCCAGACCCGCGGGGAGATACACGGCGCGACGGTCCACATCGTCGATCATCACGGAATCCCACTGCCCGAAGGTGGGAGAGCCCACGCGCACGTCGACGATGACGTCGAGGAACGCACCTTTGACGCAGGTGACGTACTTTGCCTGACCCGGTGGGGTGTCGGTGAAGTGGATGCCCCGCAGCACGCCGGCGGCGGACACCGAGCAGTTGGCCTGCGCGAGGTCGAGTCTGTGTCCGACAGCCGCCTCGAACTCGGAGCCCTTGAACCACTCCAGGAACACGCCGCGGTCGTCACCGAACTGTCGTGGCGTGATCTCCCACGCCCCGGGGATCGTCAGCTCCCGATATTCCACGTCACCAGTCCTTGCCGCGTTCGAGGATTTCGAGGAGATAGTCGCCGTAGCCCGACTTGCCGAGAGTAGCTGCGCGCTCGGCCAATTCGGTGTCGGTTATGAATCCGCGCCGCCAGGCGACCTCCTCGGGAACGCCGATTTTCAGTCCTTGCCGGTGCTCGAGCGTGCGGACGAAGTTCGAAGCCTCGAGGAGGGAGTCGACGGTGCCGGTGTCGAGCCAGGCGGTTCCGCGGGGCAGTACCTCCACCTGTAGCCGCCCGGCCTGCAGGTACGCCTGGTTGACGTCGGTGATCTCGTACTCGCCGCGATCCGACGGGGTGAGGCCCCGCGCGATGGCGACGACGTCGTTGTCGTAGAAGTACAGCCCGGGAATCGAGTAGTTCGACTTCGGTGTGGCCGGTTTCTCCTCGATCGAGGTGGCACTGCCGCTCTCGTCGAACTCCACCACACCGTACGAACTGGGGTCGGAGACCCAATAGGCGAACACGGCCCCGCCGTCGATGTTCTCGAACCGGTTCAAACGGGAACCGAGACCGGGTCCATAGAAGATATTGTCCCCGAGAATCAGGGAGACGGGCTGGTCACCGATGTGATCGGCACCGAGGACGAAGGCTTGGGCGAGGCCGTTCGGCTCCTTCTGAACAAGGTACGAGAGGTTGACACCGAACTGGGAGCCGTCGCCCAGAAGCCGACGGAACTGCTCCTCGTCGTGAGGGGTGGTGATGATGAGGATGTCCCGGATGTTGGCCAGCATCAGCGTGGAGAGCGGGTAGTAGATCATCGGCTTGTCGTAGACAGGTACCAGCTGCTTACTCACCCCGAGAGTGATGGGATGCAGCCGCGACCCCGTGCCACCGGCCAGAATGATTCCGCGCATGTGCGCAGTGTTCCAGTGTTCGCCGCGGATGAAAACTCGGCGCCGCCGCTACCCTTGGTGCCCATGAGGCTTCTCGTGACCGGCGGCGCCGGGTTCATCGGCGCCAATTTCGTACATCGGACGGTGGCCGAGCGGCCCGACGTGCAGGTGACCGTGCTCGACGCCCTGACGTACGCCGGCAACCGACGCTCACTCGACCCGGTCGCCGATCGGATCGACTTCGTCCACGGTGACATCGCCGACGGTGCGCTGGTGAACGGCTTGGTCGCGGCCTCGGACGCGGTGGTCCATTTCGCGGCCGAATCACACAACGACAACTCGCTGGCCGACCCCACGCCGTTCCTGCACACCAACGTGATGGGGACGTTCACCCTGCTCGAGGCGGTGCGTGCCCACGACGTCCGCTATCACCACATATCCACCGACGAGGTGTACGGCGACCTCGAACTCGATGACCCGGAGCGGTTCACCGAATCGACGGCCTACAACCCGTCCAGCCCGTACTCCGCCACCAAGGCGTCGAGCGACATGCTGGTGCGGGCCTGGACACGGTCGTTCGGCGTGCGGGCCACGCTCTCGAACTGCTCGAACAATTACGGCCCGTACCAGCACGTCGAGAAGTTCATTCCGCGGCAGATCACCAACCTCATCGACGGGGTCCGGCCGCGTCTGTACGGCAGCGGCCGCAACGTGCGCGACTGGATTCACGTCGACGACCACAACTCGGCAGTGTGGACGATCCTCGAGAAGGGCAGCATCGGCCAGACGTACCTGATCGGTGCGGACGGTGAAGTAGACAACCGGACCGTCGTCGAAACACTGCTCGAACTGTTCGGCCGCGATATCGACGACCTGGACTTCGTCACCGACCGCCCCGGGCACGACCTCCGCTACGCCATCGACTCGACGCGGCTCCGCACCGAGCTGGGGTGGACACCGCAATACGCGGATTTCCGCGGCGGACTCGAAGCCACCGTGCGCTGGTACCGCGACAACGAACCGTGGTGGCGGGCGCAGAAGGAATCTGCCGAGAAGGCGTACGCGGCTACGGAGTCCGTGATCGGCTGATCCTTCGCTCCCGACATCCGCCGGGTGGAAGCCCTGTCCCACGAGTGACGGGTACGCCCGTCCGGCTACCGCCCGGCTCTCGCTGCGACGGCGAGGCGGGTGTCCTCCGCGATCAGATCGGTATTGACCGCCGCCGCAGCATTGAGTCCCGCTGCAGCGGAGGCGATTACCTGTCCCTTGAGGTCCGCCACGTTTCCCGCGACCCACACGCCCGGAATGGCCGTGGCGCCCGTGGCATCCGAGGCGATATAGGTGCCCACCACGTGTCCGCCCATCTGCTGCTCCACGGGCTCCAGTCCGAGTGTGGTCAGTACGTCGGCACGCGCGGTGAACACCGGCGCGACTACCACTGCGGCGCAGGCGAATTCCTCACCGGAGTGCAACCGGACACCGGTGAGGCGATCCTCGGCCACCGTGAGGCCCGACAGCTTTCCGTCGACCACGGAGATGTCCCGGGCGGCGAGTTGCTCGTACTCCTCACCCGTCGGCTCGATCGCGTCGTTGAGGAACAGCGTCACCTTGTCGGTCCATTGCCGCCACATCAATGCCTGGTGAACCGAGAAGGGACTGCTCGCCAGGACGCCGATCGGCTGGTCCCGCACCTCCCACCCGTGGCAGTACGGGCAGTGGAGCACATCGCGGCCCCATCGTTCGGACACGCCGGGAATGTCGGGCAGCTCGTCCACCAACCCCGTGGTCACCAGCAGTCGCCGGGCCGAGACCGAACGTCCGTCGGCAAGGGTGACCCGGAAGCTGTCGTCCTCGACGGTCTGGGCGGAGGTGACGGTGCCGGTCACCACCTCGCCTCCGTAGGAAGCGACCTCGCCGCGGCCGATGTCGAGCAATTCGGCCGGGGGAGTGCTCTCGCGGCCCAGGTAATTGTGGATGTGCCCCGCCGGGGCGTTGCGGGGGGCGCCGGCATCGATCACCAGCACCGACCGCCGCGCCCGGGACAGGGCCAGCGCCCCACTCAGTCCTGCTGCGCCACCACCGACGATCACCACGTCGTATTTGTCCTTCACTGCGTCCTCCTTTGTTCGGCCTTCGTAATCGAACTGTCCAGTACTCCGTGCAGCATTGACAAACTCTTTTGCCGGGATGGCAAGATGAGGGTATGAGCGACGACATTCCCGACCTCGGCGGTGTCCTCGACGCCGTGGGTCCCCGACTGAAGGCACTCCGTCAGCAACGCGGCGCAACGCTGGCGCAGCTGTCCGACGCCACCGGCATCTCGGTGAGCACCCTGTCCCGCCTCGAGTCCGGTCAGCGCAAACCCACGCTCGAGCTGATGCTGCTCCTCGCCCGAGCGCACCAGCTTCCACTCGACGAACTCGTCGACGCGCCCGCCACCGGTGACCCGCGGGTCCACCTGCGGCCGATCGAGCGTTTCGGCACGAAGATCATTCCCCTCACCCGCAGACCGGGCGGAATCCAGGCGTTCAAGCATGTCATCCCGGCGCGGGAGCCGTCGCCGAGCGAACCGCAGTTGCAAGTCCACGAGGGATACGAATGGCTCTACGTCCTCTCGGGGCGGCTTCGCCTACTGCTCGGGGAACACGATGTGATCCTCACCGCGGGTGAGGTGGCCGAGTTCGACACGCATGTACCGCACTGGTTCGGCAACCCTGGCCCCGAGCCGGTCGAAATCCTGAGCCTTTTCGGGCCGCAGGGGGAGCGGGCCCACGTCCGAGCCCGGCCCGCAGGTGATGCGGCGCTCTGACCGGCACGACCGCGCGCACCACCCCAGCCGGAAAGGTGGGCTGAGCCGCGGCGAAGGTCTCGATCGCGATACCCTGCCCGGGTGGATACAGCGAACGCCTCCGTTTCCGACGTCGAGCTGACCGAGCACCGGGCGGTGTCCGATCGACTCGTCGCGCAGCGAGGACCGTTCACGGGCACCTCACCGATCGTCAACGACGATCTGTACGCAGTGGTCAAGCGCGGCGGGTCTACCCGCACCCGATTTGCACTGCATCTGCACGCCGGCGCCACAGTCCATACCAACACCTTCTTCGGCCGGTTCCCGGCGAGCTACTGGCAGCGATGGACCACTGCGGCCGAGGTCACGGCCACAGCGCGGATCGACGCCGCAGACCACTGCCGGGCGCAGCTCCTGGCCTCCGACATCGGCGGGCACCGACGCATCATTGCCGCCGAGGTGATTACCGGCTCCGGCACGGTCACCCTCACCGCGAAACTCGACAAGTTCGCCGACGGCGGCGCCTTGTGGCTGCAGTTCGATGCGCTCGAGGGCGGCGTCACCGTTGCCGACATCGAATGGACGGTGGCCTCGCCCGAGACCGTCCGGCCGGTGGCCATCGCGATCTGTACCTTCAACCGGGCCGACGACTGCGCCAACACCGTCGCCGCTCTCGCGTCCGACGAGCGGGTGCTCTCTTCCCTCGACGCGGTGTACGTCGTCGACCAGGGCACCGATCCGGTGGAGACCCGCGAACTGTTCCAGCAGGTCGCCCCGAAGTTCGGCGACCGGCTGCACTACCTTCGCCAGGCCAATCTCGGCGGCGCGGGCGGGTTCAGTCGGGGACTCTACGAGGCGTCCGCCGCGGGTCCGCATGCCGATGTCCTTCTGATGGACGACGACGTTCTGTGTGAGCCGGAGAGCGTGCTGCGACTGAGCGCCTTCGCGAACATGACCACCGACCCGGCGCTGATCGGCGCCCAGATGCTGTTCTTGTACAACCCGAACTACCTGTTGGCGTCCGGGGAACGCGCCGATCTCACGACGCTGCGGCGCGGGCTACCGACCGACAAATATGGAGTCCGCAACAGCAACGTTCTGAAGAAACTGCCCGAGCGACGCATCGATGCCGAGTACAACGGCTGGTGGTCGTGCCTCATCCCGGCCGAAGTGGTCCGGCAAATCGGGATGCCGCTGCC comes from Rhodococcus oxybenzonivorans and encodes:
- a CDS encoding glycosyltransferase — protein: MDTANASVSDVELTEHRAVSDRLVAQRGPFTGTSPIVNDDLYAVVKRGGSTRTRFALHLHAGATVHTNTFFGRFPASYWQRWTTAAEVTATARIDAADHCRAQLLASDIGGHRRIIAAEVITGSGTVTLTAKLDKFADGGALWLQFDALEGGVTVADIEWTVASPETVRPVAIAICTFNRADDCANTVAALASDERVLSSLDAVYVVDQGTDPVETRELFQQVAPKFGDRLHYLRQANLGGAGGFSRGLYEASAAGPHADVLLMDDDVLCEPESVLRLSAFANMTTDPALIGAQMLFLYNPNYLLASGERADLTTLRRGLPTDKYGVRNSNVLKKLPERRIDAEYNGWWSCLIPAEVVRQIGMPLPVFFQWDDVEYSLRAGRAGIPTITLPSTGVWHADFYWKDVDGFAHYFSTRNGLITAALDPGFAPTSLAKQLSREISHSIVSLQYGLAHTQLRAIEGFLEGPNALADGGQAALAMINKERTRFPETITRPVSELPAGVRFRRADPPPKAGWDDLVLAKRAAAHLRGRLERGPVAISYEDARWWHVGRFDHVYVTDASQAGVRERKYDRELAAEMGGRLAGVMKRFRAEAPTVAEAFRAEMPTLTSRENWTRLYEMNQASS